In a single window of the Terriglobus roseus genome:
- a CDS encoding YybH family protein, whose amino-acid sequence MRSLFLGSVMFVGAVALHAQLDPLSRRAPANNPVTQPTLSPGILQLLQLDAQFAKETLAGGGKAFASWFADDALTLNNAKPAVHGKTNIAAGAAWNPKEYQLQWTPTGGEMGPSGDMGFTWGHYDGHAKDRNGNDVTTSGRYITVWKRLPDGVWKVALDASAEEPAAAGECCKLPNP is encoded by the coding sequence ATGCGATCGCTTTTCTTGGGAAGCGTGATGTTCGTCGGGGCTGTTGCACTCCATGCGCAGCTGGATCCACTGTCGCGCCGTGCGCCTGCGAACAATCCCGTGACGCAGCCCACACTTTCGCCCGGCATACTGCAATTGCTGCAATTGGATGCGCAGTTTGCGAAGGAGACACTTGCCGGCGGAGGCAAGGCGTTCGCCAGCTGGTTTGCCGATGATGCACTGACGTTGAACAACGCGAAGCCAGCAGTCCACGGTAAGACGAACATCGCGGCCGGTGCCGCTTGGAATCCGAAAGAGTATCAACTGCAGTGGACACCCACCGGCGGCGAGATGGGTCCGAGCGGGGATATGGGCTTCACCTGGGGGCACTATGATGGCCACGCGAAAGACCGCAACGGCAATGATGTGACAACAAGCGGCCGTTACATCACGGTGTGGAAGCGCCTGCCCGACGGGGTCTGGAAAGTGGCACTGGACGCCAGCGCCGAAGAACCCGCAGCAGCCGGTGAATGCTGCAAGCTACCGAACCCTTAA
- a CDS encoding dicarboxylate/amino acid:cation symporter, which produces MSTDVSKGTSSKFRPMEVAVCAAAAVLLVSGSVLGLGGSAMHLHASPTAGEALRIASVLLLFYWATFLRRRLTPWIVVGMITGIEIGLDAPALAIGSHFLSDIFLRLVKTIVAPLILATLVSGIAGHGDLKSVGRMGWKSLLYFEVLTTIALVVGLVAANISKAGVGLAMPAELAGTVPSAAPMHWQDFLAHVFPENIAKSIAEGQVLQVAVFAAIFGMALAMAPREKAAPVLRLAEGLSEVMFRFTNIVMYTAPLGVAAAMAYTVAKMGPGVLVHLGKLLLVFYGALLVFILGVLLPVALLARLPLKRLLRHVSGPAAIAFATATSEAALPRAMEEMEAFGVPRRILSFVIPAGYSFNLDGSTLYLAMAMVFVAQVANVPLSIGTQVFMMGTLMLASKGVAGVPRAVLVVLLATAGTLRLPSEPILVLLGIDALMDMGRTAINVVGNCLASAVIARWEGALDTETAEPAVLAAMAE; this is translated from the coding sequence ATGTCTACGGATGTCTCAAAAGGTACGTCGTCGAAGTTTCGGCCGATGGAGGTTGCAGTCTGTGCTGCGGCTGCAGTCCTGCTCGTCAGCGGTTCGGTCCTCGGACTCGGGGGATCGGCGATGCATCTGCATGCTTCTCCTACGGCTGGCGAAGCACTTCGGATTGCGAGCGTGCTCCTTCTTTTTTACTGGGCGACATTCCTGCGCAGGAGATTAACACCCTGGATCGTAGTGGGCATGATTACCGGTATCGAGATCGGGCTTGACGCTCCGGCGCTTGCGATTGGCTCGCATTTCCTGAGCGACATCTTTCTCCGACTGGTGAAGACGATTGTTGCTCCGCTGATTCTTGCGACTCTGGTGAGCGGTATCGCGGGTCATGGCGACTTGAAGAGCGTTGGTCGCATGGGCTGGAAGAGCCTGCTCTACTTTGAGGTGCTGACCACCATCGCACTGGTCGTAGGACTGGTTGCAGCAAATATCTCGAAGGCGGGTGTCGGCCTGGCGATGCCAGCGGAACTGGCTGGCACTGTGCCGAGCGCAGCGCCCATGCACTGGCAGGATTTCCTGGCGCACGTCTTTCCGGAGAACATCGCCAAGTCCATTGCGGAGGGCCAGGTCCTGCAGGTCGCCGTTTTCGCGGCCATCTTCGGCATGGCGCTTGCGATGGCTCCACGCGAGAAGGCGGCGCCCGTTTTGCGACTTGCCGAGGGTTTAAGCGAAGTGATGTTCCGCTTCACAAACATCGTCATGTACACGGCGCCACTGGGCGTTGCTGCGGCGATGGCGTATACCGTCGCGAAGATGGGGCCGGGCGTTTTGGTCCATCTGGGTAAGTTGTTGTTGGTCTTTTATGGGGCATTGCTGGTCTTCATCCTCGGCGTTTTGCTGCCTGTCGCACTGCTTGCGCGCCTCCCCCTTAAGCGTCTGCTGCGTCACGTCTCAGGGCCCGCGGCGATCGCGTTTGCTACCGCAACGAGCGAGGCCGCTCTGCCCCGGGCCATGGAAGAGATGGAGGCGTTCGGCGTGCCGCGGCGCATCCTGTCCTTTGTGATCCCGGCCGGCTACTCGTTCAACCTGGACGGATCGACGCTCTATCTCGCCATGGCGATGGTCTTTGTGGCGCAGGTGGCGAACGTTCCCCTGAGTATCGGGACGCAGGTCTTCATGATGGGGACCCTGATGCTCGCGTCCAAGGGGGTTGCCGGCGTGCCGCGCGCCGTCCTGGTCGTGCTGCTGGCCACCGCCGGAACCCTGCGGCTCCCGAGCGAGCCGATCCTCGTCTTGCTCGGCATCGACGCCCTCATGGACATGGGGCGCACTGCCATCAACGTCGTTGGCAACTGTCTCGCCTCAGCGGTGATCGCCCGCTGGGAGGGCGCGCTGGATACCGAAACCGCCGAACCAGCCGTTCTGGCGGCCATGGCGGAGTAG